In Triticum aestivum cultivar Chinese Spring chromosome 5B, IWGSC CS RefSeq v2.1, whole genome shotgun sequence, the following proteins share a genomic window:
- the LOC123111503 gene encoding probable diphthine methyl ester synthase, with protein MLYIVGLGLGDERDITVRGLDAVRRCAKVYMEAYTSLLSLGLDPASLANLEKMYDKEITVADREMVEERADQMLSEAAEADVAFLVVGDPFGATTHTDLVVRAKNMGVEVKVIHNASVMNAIGVCGLQLYRYGETISIPFFTETWRPDSFYEKIQNSRRLGLHTLCLLDIRVKEPTLESLCRGKKVYEPARFMTVNTAISQLLEVEELHGGSAYGPDSLCMGVARLGSDDQKIVAGPMKKLLDVDFGPPLHCLIIVGETHPVEQEMLEFYMIK; from the exons ATGCTCTACATAGTCGGCCTAGGCCTCGGCGATGAGCGCGACATCACGGTGCGGGGGCTCGACGCCGTCCGCCGCTGCGCCAAGGTCTACATGGAGGCCTacacctccctcctctctctcggcCTCGACCCAGCCTCGCTCGCTAACCTC GAGAAGATGTACGACAAGGAGATCACGGTCGCCGACCGCGAGATGGTAGAGGAGCGCGCGGACCAGATGCTGAGCGAGGCCGCGGAAGCCGACGTCGCCTTCCTCGTCGTCGGCGACCCGTTTGG GGCGACCACACACACTGATTTGGTTGTTCGTGCCAAGAACATGGGGGTAGAGGTTAAGGTTATCCACAATGCATCTGTCATGAATGCTATTGGCGTTTGTGGGTTGCAACTTTACCGCTATGGAGAGACCATCTCTATACCTTTCTTCACAGAGACATGGAGACCGGATAGTTTCTATGAGAAAATTCAGAACAGTCGTCGACTTGGCTTGCATACTCTTTGCCTACTAG ACATCCGTGTTAAGGAGCCAACACTTGAGTCCTTATGCAG AGGAAAGAAAGTGTACGAACCAGCAAGATTCATGACCGTGAACACTGCAATAAGTCAGCTTTTGGAGGTGGAGGAACTGCATGGGGGATCTG CATATGGTCCAGATTCGCTATGTATGGGTGTAGCTCGCCTTGGAAGCGATGATCAGAAGATTGTGGCTGGCCCCATGAAGAAACTACTAGATGTTGATTTTGGACCACCCCTTCACTGTCTCATTATAGTGGGAGAGACTCACCCTGTGGAACAAGAGATGCTAGAATTCTACATGATCAAGTAG
- the LOC123111502 gene encoding protein IQ-DOMAIN 12, which translates to MERKKKGWFERIKRLFISEPKQKPKPDKKVKSKRWLVGKLKTQHSFALPAPEPEPATGQIQIRQAEEEQSKHAVAVALASAAAAEAAVAAAHAAAEVVRLTGPPSPAPAPAREDAASSGHELFAAVAIQSAYRGYLARRALRALKGLVRLQAVIRGQAVRRKTAATLRGLESLVKIQARQRARADVDHEHDGDGMDALLRRGRELYAAALQEQQQSSRGWDGSTLSKEEMGAVMRSREEAAIKRVRALQYASIQNEKIGIRRQPMSRDEMETLNQRWSWLEEWVGSQPFDKDVAVDVVTHPHPPPPRSRDSLACLEDDDDHDDDGYGRRLGYSSRRSFGRARRTPGRGSVDDGLQACSPAVAFPGYMASTASAKAKFRSMSTPKERFAVPSDAYSEQCFADRLMSPIPSMSPMPSIASDMGFARSSRPPVAQRSPRVKGGPMTPSRIRSRRSPSRHSFGSEAALHQMQMEHYTPIR; encoded by the exons atggagaggaagaagaaggggtggTTCGAGCGCATCAAGAGGCTCTTCATCTCCGAACCCAAGCAGAAACCCAAACCAGACAAG AAGGTGAAGAGCAAGAGATGGCTGGTAGGGAAGCTCAAGACCCAGCACTCGTTTGCCCTGCCAGCtccggagccggagccggcgacgggtCAGATTCAGATAAGGCAGGCGGAGGAGGAGCAGAGCAAGCACGCAGTGGCGGTCGCGCTCGCCTCCGCAGCGGCCGCAGAGGCAGCCGTCGCGGCCGCCCACGCGGCCGCGGAGGTGGTCCGCCTCACAGGACcgccctcgccggcgccggcgccggcgcgtgaGGACGCCGCGTCTTCCGGCCACGAACTGTTCGCCGCCGTCGCGATCCAGTCAGCCTACCGCGGATACCTC GCGCGGAGGGCACTGCGCGCGCTCAAGGGCCTGGTGAGGCTGCAGGCGGTGATCCGCGGGCAGGCGGTGCGGCGGAAGACGGCGGCGACGCTGCGGGGCCTCGAGTCGCTGGTCAAGATCCAGGCCCGGCAGCGCGCCAGGGCCGACGTCGACCACGAGCACGACGGCGACGGCATGGACGCCCTGCTGAGGAGAGGCCGGGAGCTGTACGCCGCCGCGCTGCAA GAGCAGCAGCAGAGCAGCCGGGGGTGGGACGGCAGCACCCTCTCCAAGGAAGAGATGGGCGCCGTGATGAGGAGCAGGGAGGAAGCCGCCATCAAGCGCGTGCGCGCGCTGCAGTACGCCTCCATCCAGAAC GAGAAGATCGGCATCAGGAGGCAGCCCATGTCCAGGGACGAGATGGAGACGCTCAACCAGCGCTGGAGCTGGCTGGAGGAGTGGGTCGGCTCGCAGCCCTTCGACAAGGACGTGGCCGTCGACGTGGTCACCCAcccccacccgccgccgcctcgctccaGGGACTCCCTCGCCTGCCTCGAGGACGACGACGACCATGATGACGACGGCTATGGCAGGCGGCTCGGCTACTCGTCCAGGCGGTCCTTCGGCCGCGCCAGGCGCACGCCAGGGAGGGGGAGCGTCGACGACGGGCTGCAGGCCTGCTCGCCGGCGGTGGCTTTCCCGGGGTACATGGCGTCCACGGCGTCCGCCAAGGCCAAGTTCCGGTCCATGAGCACGCCCAAGGAGCGCTTCGCCGTGCCATCCGACGCATACTCGGAGCAGTGCTTCGCCGACCGCCTCATGTCACCCATCCCGTCCATGTCGCCGATGCCGTCCATCGCCAGCGACATGGGTTTTGCTCGCTCCAGCAGGCCGCCGGTTGCGCAGCGGTCGCCGCGTGTCAAGGGGGGGCCGATGACGCCGTCGAGGATCCGCTCCAGGAGGTCCCCCAGCCGCCACAGCTTCGGCTCTGAAGCCGCGCTGCACCAGATGCAGATGGAGCACTACACCCCTATTCGCTAG